Proteins encoded in a region of the Zea mays cultivar B73 chromosome 2, Zm-B73-REFERENCE-NAM-5.0, whole genome shotgun sequence genome:
- the LOC100285199 gene encoding Probable methyltransferase PMT26: MPFGHTRLDVRRPPQSSYLCCSTTTVAVFVALCLVAVWMASSMLVTPAEFPPFQSKVRPLRPHDSPPATGSLTSADQGDGITTHDDPPPATQQLPPVTDSMDGENQQQELFTTERGPWSTKAEQSNKDAKEQTLTSSSPLSFRWALCNVDAGADYIPCLDNVAAIKKLRSTKHYEHRERHCPEKSPTCLVPLPEGYRNPIRWPKSRDQIWYNNVPHTKLVEYKGHQNWVKVSGEYLTFPGGGTQFKHGALRYIDFIQEAKKDVAWGKRSRVVLDVGCGVASFGGYLFDRDVITMSFAPKDEHEAQVQFALERGIPAISAVMGTKRLPFPSRVFDVVHCARCRVPWHIEGGKLLLELDRLLRPGGYFVWSATPVYQKLPEDVEIWQAMSALTSSMCWKMVNKVKDRVNRVGIAIYRKPTDNSCYEARSETNPPLCGEYDDPDAAWNISLGACMHKLPVDPTVRGSQWPELWPLRLEKPPYWLRGSEAGVYGKPAPEDFQADYEHWKRVVSNSYMNGLGIDWSTVRNVMDMKAVYAGFAAALRDLKVWVMNVVPIDSPDTLPIIYERGLFGLYHDWCESFSTYPRTYDLVHANHLFSKVKKRCELLPVIVEVDRVLRPQGRLIVRDNIETTSEVENILKSLHWEVRMSYFQEKEGLLLVQKTTWRPNETEAKL; this comes from the exons ATGCCGTTCGGCCACACGCGGCTCGATGTCCGGCGTCCGCCGCAGTCGTCCTACCTCTGCTGCTCCACAACCACCGTCGCCGTATTCGTCGCGCTCTGCCTGGTGGCTGTGTGGATGGCGTCGTCCATGCTCGTCACCCCTGCCGAGTTCCCTCCATTTCAGTCCAAAGTGCGTCCACTGAGGCCTCATGACTCTCCTCCTGCCACCGGAAGCTTAACCAGTGCTGATCAGGGCGATGGCATCACCACCCATGATGATCCACCACCTGCTACACAACAATTGCCTCCTGTAACAGACAGCATGGATGGTGAAAATCAGCAACAAGAACTTTTCACTACAGAGCGCGGACCATGGTCAACCAAGGCTGAACAATCTAACAAGGACGCTAAAGAGCAAACCTTGACGTCCAGTAGCCCACTGAGCTTCCGTTGGGCGTTATGCAACGTCGATGCTGGAGCAGATTATATTCCATGCCTCGACAACGTAGCAGCTATCAAGAAGCTCCGTTCCACCAAGCACTACGAACACCGAGAAAGGCATTGCCCCGAGAAATCTCCTACCTGCCTTGTTCCTCTACCAGAGGGCTACAGGAATCCAATTAGGTGGCCAAAGAGCAGAGATCAG ATATGGTACAATAACGTTCCTCATACTAAGCTGGTTGAATACAAGGGACACCAAAACTGGGTTAAGGTTTCTGGAGAATACCTCACCTTCCCCGGAGGCGGGACTCAGTTTAAACATGGTGCGTTGCGCTACATTGATTTTATTCAGGAG GCAAAGAAGGATGTAGCATGGGGAAAACGAAGCCGTGTAGTGTTAGATGTTGGTTGTGGAGTAGCTAGCTTTGGAGGATATCTATTTGACAGAGATGTGATTACTATGTCATTTGCACCTAAAGATGAGCACGAAGCTCAGGTTCAGTTTGCTCTTGAAAGAGGAATACCTGCTATATCAGCTGTCATGGGTACAAAAAGGCTCCCATTTCCCAGTAGGGTGTTTGATGTTGTTCATTGTGCACGATGTAGGGTACCGTGGCATATTGAAG GCGGTAAACTCTTGCTTGAACTGGACAGACTGTTACGTCCTGGTGGTTACTTTGTGTGGTCTGCTACACCCGTATACCAGAAGCTGCCTGAAGATGTTGAGATATGGCAAG CCATGTCTGCTCTAACCAGTTCAATGTGCTGGAAAATGGTCAACAAAGTAAAGGATAGGGTGAATAGAGTGGGTATAGCAATTTACAGAAAGCCAACAGACAACAGCTGCTACGAAGCAAGATCTGAAACAAACCCTCCACTCTGTGGAGAGTACGACGATCCTGATGCTGCCTG GAACATATCGTTGGGGGCTTGTATGCATAAGTTGCCTGTAGATCCTACCGTTCGTGGTTCACAGTGGCCTGAGTTATGGCCATTGAGACTGGAGAAACCACCTTATTGGCTGAGAGGTTCTGAGGCTGGAGTATATGGGAAACCTGCCCCGGAGGATTTTCAAGCAGACTATGAACACTGGAAGCGAGTCGTGAGCAATTCATACATGAATGGTTTGGGTATTGACTGGTCTACTGTTAGAAATGTTATGGATATGAAAGCCGTATATGCAGG GTTCGCAGCAGCTTTGCGCGATCTCAAGGTGTGGGTCATGAATGTGGTTCCAATTGATTCACCTGACACGCTTCCAATTATATATGAGCGCGGGCTGTTTGGACTGTACCATGACTGGTGTGAGTCGTTTAGCACCTATCCGAGAACTTATGATCTTGTGCACGCCAACCATCTGTTCTCCAAGGTTAAGAAGAG GTGCGAGCTATTACCTGTTATCGTGGAGGTGGACCGGGTGTTGAGGCCACAAGGCCGGCTAATTGTCAGAGACAACATTGAAACAACAAGTGAGGTGGAGAACATTCTGAAATCTCTCCACTGGGAGGTCCGCATGTCTTACTTCCAGGAGAAAGAAGGCTTGCTGTTGGTGCAGAAGACGACATGGCGGCCAAATGAAACTGAAGCTAAGCTATGA
- the LOC100281164 gene encoding Proteinaceous RNase P 1, chloroplastic/mitochondrial: MRAAMAAAVLRPTAATLRFLSTPPHQRRRVLVGHLPFARRRRHSSTATAPALEDSSPRSGEGKAVRRRRARESPQGLLRHQLDMCSRNADLTTALRLYDDALSPDNPIPLSLHHYNCLLYLCSNAAATDSDSHISATAAQRGFDIFARMEADGVQPNEATLTSVARLAAATRDPAMAFSVVRRMAAAGTPPRLRTYGPALFAYCDAKDADGAKQVEAHMDASGVVPEEPELAALLRVNADTGKADEVYRLLHRTRVLVRQVCDTTAQVVEAWFRSDAASQAGVDSWDPTKVKEGVVKGGGGWHGQGWLGKGAWSVGWTEMGKDGTCQRCGERLVCIDIDPAETDNFANSLTELAIKLEAREDFLSFQSWLRRHGPFDAVIDAANVGLYKSKDFCFSQVNSVVNAIQRVTKSKKLPLIVLHRSRVNVGPAKAPYNQKILDSWRNAGALYATPPGSNDDWYWLYAAVSCRSLLVTNDEMRDHLFQLLGTSFFPRWKEKHQVRLTFSGHGPTLHLPPPYSIVIQESEDGSWHVPTTTGDDIEKPRQWLCTTRKSLR, from the exons ATGCGTGCCGCCATGGCGGCGGCGGTCCTCCGACCCACGGCCGCCACCCTCCGCTTCCTCTCCACCCCACCACACCAGCGCCGCCGCGTCTTGGTCGGACACCTCCCCTTTGCTCGCCGACGCCGCCACTCCTCCACCGCtacggccccagcgctggaggacTCCAGCCCCCGCAGTGGCGAAGGCAAGGccgtgcgccgccgccgcgcccgtgAATCTCCCCAgggcctcctccgccaccagctcGACATGTGCTCCCGCAACGCCGACCTCACCACCGCGCTCCGCCTCTACGACGACGCCCTCTCCCCGGACAACCCCATCCCGCTCTCCCTCCACCACTACAACTGCCTGCTCTACCTCTGCTCCAACGCCGCCGCTACCGACTCTGACAGCCATATCTCCGCCACCGCCGCTCAGCGCGGCTTCGACATCTTCGCCAGGATGGAGGCCGACGGCGTCCAGCCCAACGAGGCCACCCTCACCAGCGTCGCGCGCCTCGCCGCCGCCACCCGCGACCCTGCCATGGCCTTCTCCGTCGTCCGCCGCATGGCCGCTGCGGGCACCCCGCCGCGCCTCCGCACCTACGGCCCCGCCCTCTTCGCCTACTGCGATGCCAAAGATGCCGACGGCGCCAAGCAGGTCGAGGCTCACATGGACGCATCTGGCGTCGTGCCCGAGGAGCCCGAGCTCGCAGCGTTGCTCCGCGTCAACGCGGACACGGGCAAGGCCGATGAGGTTTACAGGCTCCTGCACAGGACGCGCGTCCTCGTCAGGCAGGTCTGCGACACCACTGCCCAGGTCGTCGAGGCCTGGTTCCGGTCGGACGCAGCGTCCCAGGCGGGGGTGGACAGCTGGGATCCCACCAAGGTAAAGGAGGGCGTcgtcaagggcggcggcggctggcatGGCCAGGGATGGCTTGGCAAGGGCGCATGGAGCGTTGGCTGGACCGAGATGGGCAAGGATGGGACATGCCAACGCTGTGGGGAGAGGCTTGTCTGCATTGACATTGATCCAGCCGAGACTGACAACTTTGCAAATTCGCTCACCGAACTGGCCATTAAGCTTGAGGCCAGGGAAGATTTCCTCAGTTTTCAG AGCTGGCTACGCCGCCATGGACCATTCGATGCTGTTATAGACGCTGCTAATGTAGGCCTTTACAAAAGTAAAGATTTCTGTTTTTCACAG GTTAACTCTGTTGTAAATGCTATACAGAGAGTAACTAAATCAAAGAAGTTGCCACTGATCGTTTTGCATAGGAGCCGTGTAAATGTTGGTCCTGCAAAAGCCCCATACAACCAGAAGATTCTGGACAGTTGGAGGAATGCTGGAGCTCTGTATGCAACCCCTCCTGGCTCCAATGACGATTG GTATTGGCTGTATGCAGCTGTCAGTTGCCGATCGTTGCTTGTTACAAATGATGAGATGCGAGACCACTTGTTCCAACTGCTTGGCACTAGTTTTTTCCCTAGGTGGAAAGAAAAACATCAG GTCAGACTAACTTTCTCCGGGCATGGCCCTACCCTTCACTTGCCGCCTCCTTATTCAATTGTTATTCAG GAATCTGAAGATGGAAGCTGGCATGTACCAACAACAACAGGCGATGATATTGAAAAGCCACGGCAGTGGTTGTGCACTACTAGAAAATCTTTGAGGTAG
- the LOC100281579 gene encoding Endoglucanase 12 isoform 1 (isoform 1 is encoded by transcript variant 1), giving the protein MYSANHWGGSFEIADGAAEDDHSRNMDLDRGALSARQHHELDETQQSWLLGPPEAKKKDKYVDLGCVVVKRKLLWWALWCVVAAFVLIGLPIIIAKSIPHKKPGPPPPDQYTEALHKALLFFNAQKSGHLPKNNGIKWRGNSGLSDGSDAKDVKGGLVGGYYDAGDNIKFHFPMAFSMTLLSWSVIEYSAKYKAMGEYDHVRELIKWGTDYLLLTFNSSASTIDKLYAQVGAAKINGSRPDDHYCWNRPEDMAYPRPSLSVSSAPDLGGEVAAALAAASIVFRDNAAYSKKLSQGAATVYKFARQSGRRTPYSLRQPDIEYYYNSTSYWDEYMWSAGWMYYATGNSSYITFATDPRLPKNAKAFFSILDFSVFSWDNKLPGAQLLLSRLRMFLNPGYPYEESLAGYHNATSLNMCMYFPRFAAFNFTKGGMALFNHGRGQPLQYVVANSFIAALYADYMEAVNVPGWYCGPNFMTTNDLREFARSQVNYILGDNPKKMSYVVGFGSKYPRHVHHRGASTPHNGVKYSCTGGYKWRDSKKADPNLLAGAMVGGPDKNDGFKDSRNTFGQNEPTLVGNAGLVAALVALTNSGRGAGVTTVDKNTMFSAVPPMFPATPPPPSSWKP; this is encoded by the exons ATGTATTCGGCCAACCACTGGGGCGGCTCGTTCGAGATCGCCGATGGGGCGGCGGAGGATGACCACAGCCGCAACATGGACCTGGACCGCGGCGCGCTGTCGGCGCGGCAGCACCACGAGCTGGACGAGACGCAGCAGAGCTGGCTGCTAGGCCCGCCGGAGGCCAAGAAGAAGGACAAGTACGTGGACCTCGGTTGTGTCGTCGTCAAGCGCAAGCTCCTCTGGTGGGCCTTGTGGTGCGTCGTCGCCGCTTTCGTCCTCATCGGCCTCCCCATCATCATCGCCAAGTCCATCCCGCACAAGAAGCCAGGCCCGCCGCCGCCAGATCAGTACACAGAGGCGCTGCACAAGGCGCTCCTCTTCTTCAACGCCCAGAAAT CCGGCCACCTTCCCAAGAACAATGGCATCAAGTGGCGCGGGAACTCTGGCCTGTCAGACGGCTCCGACGCCAAGGACGTCAAGGGTGGCCTCGTCGGCGGCTACTACGACGCTGGCGACAACATCAAGTTCCACTTCCCGATGGCCTTCTCCATGACGCTGCTGAGCTGGTCGGTGATCGAGTACAGCGCCAAGTACAAGGCCATGGGGGAGTATGACCATGTCAGGGAGCTCATCAAGTGGGGCACCGACTATCTGCTACTCACCTTCAACTCCTCTGCTTCCACCATCGACAAGTTATACGCCCAGGTGGGTGCTGCTAAGATCAACGGCAGCCGGCCGGACGACCATTACTGCTGGAACCGGCCGGAGGACATGGCGTACCCTCGCCCTTCACTGTCCGTGAGCTCCGCCCCTGATCTGGGTGGCGAGGTCGCCGCTGCACTTGCGGCTGCCTCCATCGTGTTCCGTGACAACGCCGCCTACTCCAAGAAGCTCAGCCAGGGCGCGGCCACCGTGTACAAGTTCGCGCGGCAGTCGGGGCGGCGCACCCCCTACTCGCTCCGGCAGCCGGACATCGAGTACTACTACAACTCCACCAGCTACTGGGACGAGTACATGTGGAGCGCGGGGTGGATGTACTACGCCACTGGCAACAGCAGCTACATCACCTTCGCCACCGACCCGCGGCTGCCCAAGAACGCCAAGGCCTTCTTCAGCATCCTCGACTTCTCCGTGTTCAGCTGGGACAACAAGCTCCCGGGCGCCCAGCTGCTGCTGTCGCGCCTGCGCATGTTCCTCAACCCCGGCTACCCGTACGAGGAGTCGCTAGCCGGCTACCACAACGCCACCAGCCTCAACATGTGCATGTACTTCCCGCGCTTCGCCGCCTTCAACTTCACCAAGGGCGGGATGGCGCTCTTCAACCACGGCAGGGGGCAGCCGCTGCAGTACGTCGTCGCCAACTCCTTCATCGCCGCGCTCTACGCCGACTACATGGAGGCCGTCAACGTCCCCGGCTGGTACTGCGGCCCAAACTTCATGACCACCAACGACCTCCGGGAGTTCGCCAGGTCTCAGGTCAACTACATTCTCGGTGACAACCCCAAGAAGATGAGCTACGTGGTTGGGTTCGGCAGCAAGTACCCGCGGCACGTGCACCACCGTGGCGCGTCCACGCCGCACAACGGCGTCAAGTACTCGTGCACCGGCGGCTACAAGTGGCGCGACAGCAAGAAGGCGGACCCCAACCTGCTGGCGGGCGCCATGGTCGGCGGGCCTGACAAGAACGACGGCTTCAAGGACTCGCGCAACACCTTCGGGCAGAACGAGCCGACGCTGGTGGGCAACGCCGGCCTCGTCGCGGCCCTGGTGGCTCTCACCAACAGCGGTAGGGGAGCCGGCGTCACCACCGTCGACAAGAACACCATGTTCTCCGCCGTGCCGCCAATGTTCCCggccacgccgccgccgccgtcatcATGGAAGCCGTGA
- the LOC100281579 gene encoding Endoglucanase 12 isoform 2 (isoform 2 is encoded by transcript variant 2) codes for MAFSMTLLSWSVIEYSAKYKAMGEYDHVRELIKWGTDYLLLTFNSSASTIDKLYAQVGAAKINGSRPDDHYCWNRPEDMAYPRPSLSVSSAPDLGGEVAAALAAASIVFRDNAAYSKKLSQGAATVYKFARQSGRRTPYSLRQPDIEYYYNSTSYWDEYMWSAGWMYYATGNSSYITFATDPRLPKNAKAFFSILDFSVFSWDNKLPGAQLLLSRLRMFLNPGYPYEESLAGYHNATSLNMCMYFPRFAAFNFTKGGMALFNHGRGQPLQYVVANSFIAALYADYMEAVNVPGWYCGPNFMTTNDLREFARSQVNYILGDNPKKMSYVVGFGSKYPRHVHHRGASTPHNGVKYSCTGGYKWRDSKKADPNLLAGAMVGGPDKNDGFKDSRNTFGQNEPTLVGNAGLVAALVALTNSGRGAGVTTVDKNTMFSAVPPMFPATPPPPSSWKP; via the coding sequence ATGGCCTTCTCCATGACGCTGCTGAGCTGGTCGGTGATCGAGTACAGCGCCAAGTACAAGGCCATGGGGGAGTATGACCATGTCAGGGAGCTCATCAAGTGGGGCACCGACTATCTGCTACTCACCTTCAACTCCTCTGCTTCCACCATCGACAAGTTATACGCCCAGGTGGGTGCTGCTAAGATCAACGGCAGCCGGCCGGACGACCATTACTGCTGGAACCGGCCGGAGGACATGGCGTACCCTCGCCCTTCACTGTCCGTGAGCTCCGCCCCTGATCTGGGTGGCGAGGTCGCCGCTGCACTTGCGGCTGCCTCCATCGTGTTCCGTGACAACGCCGCCTACTCCAAGAAGCTCAGCCAGGGCGCGGCCACCGTGTACAAGTTCGCGCGGCAGTCGGGGCGGCGCACCCCCTACTCGCTCCGGCAGCCGGACATCGAGTACTACTACAACTCCACCAGCTACTGGGACGAGTACATGTGGAGCGCGGGGTGGATGTACTACGCCACTGGCAACAGCAGCTACATCACCTTCGCCACCGACCCGCGGCTGCCCAAGAACGCCAAGGCCTTCTTCAGCATCCTCGACTTCTCCGTGTTCAGCTGGGACAACAAGCTCCCGGGCGCCCAGCTGCTGCTGTCGCGCCTGCGCATGTTCCTCAACCCCGGCTACCCGTACGAGGAGTCGCTAGCCGGCTACCACAACGCCACCAGCCTCAACATGTGCATGTACTTCCCGCGCTTCGCCGCCTTCAACTTCACCAAGGGCGGGATGGCGCTCTTCAACCACGGCAGGGGGCAGCCGCTGCAGTACGTCGTCGCCAACTCCTTCATCGCCGCGCTCTACGCCGACTACATGGAGGCCGTCAACGTCCCCGGCTGGTACTGCGGCCCAAACTTCATGACCACCAACGACCTCCGGGAGTTCGCCAGGTCTCAGGTCAACTACATTCTCGGTGACAACCCCAAGAAGATGAGCTACGTGGTTGGGTTCGGCAGCAAGTACCCGCGGCACGTGCACCACCGTGGCGCGTCCACGCCGCACAACGGCGTCAAGTACTCGTGCACCGGCGGCTACAAGTGGCGCGACAGCAAGAAGGCGGACCCCAACCTGCTGGCGGGCGCCATGGTCGGCGGGCCTGACAAGAACGACGGCTTCAAGGACTCGCGCAACACCTTCGGGCAGAACGAGCCGACGCTGGTGGGCAACGCCGGCCTCGTCGCGGCCCTGGTGGCTCTCACCAACAGCGGTAGGGGAGCCGGCGTCACCACCGTCGACAAGAACACCATGTTCTCCGCCGTGCCGCCAATGTTCCCggccacgccgccgccgccgtcatcATGGAAGCCGTGA
- the LOC100282884 gene encoding Dolichyl-diphosphooligosaccharide--protein glycosyltransferase subunit 1B precursor, producing MTDHRDVMLPLSLQYIATRALLLLVIASAVSCSSLPPEDGIRVVSAEKRIDLTGPIVKVFLTLKVENAPTASEASRVLLAFTPTEFQHLSIVKATRAEGKRKKKAFVPLSVQASELATTAPDAPRLYSVLLSTPLKPGDATTLEVLYMLTHSLEPFPAEISQSESQLVYYRDSAVLLSPYHVLEQVTYIKMPSNRIESFTRVDPTTRAGSEVKYGTYSNQMPNSYLPVLVHYENNRPFAVVEELVRKVEISHWGNIQITEQYKLKHGGARHKGVFSRLEYQSRPSISGASSFKNLLARLPPRVHSVYYRDEIGNISSSHLRTDSHKSDLEIEPRYPLFGGWHCTFTIGYGLPLQDFVFESVDGRRYINLTFGCPLLDTVVDDLTVKVVLPEGSKNPEHVVPFVTEKHLETSYSYLDVVGRTTVVLKKKNVVGEHNVPFQVYYEFNPIFMLAEPLMLISAVLLFFVAFIAYLHMDLSIRKSS from the exons ATGACGGACCACCGCGACGTGATGTTGCCCTTGTCCCTCCAATACATAGCCACCCGTGCCCTCCTCCTGCTCGTCATCGCGTCCGCCGTTTCCTGCTCTTCCTTGCCGCCGGAGGACGGCATCCGGGTCGTCTCTGCAGAGAAAAGA ATCGACCTCACGGGTCCCATCGTCAAAGTCTTCCTAACATTGAAG GTTGAGAATGCTCCCACGGCCTCTGAAGCATCACGAGTTCTCCTCGCCTTCACGCCCACAGAGTTTCAACATCTCTCTATTGTCAAGGCCACAAGAGCGGAGGGGAAGCGCAAGAAGAAGGCATTCGTACCCCTCTCGGTCCAAGCCTCTGAGCTCGCCACCACCGCTCCCGACGCCCCTCGCCTCTACTCTGTTCTGCTCAGCACTCCTCTGAAACCGGGCGATGCAACCACTCTAGAAGTGCTATACATGCTCACTCACTCTTTAGAGCCCTTCCCCGCTGAGATTAGCCAGTCAGAGTCCCAGTTGGTTTACTACCGTGACAGTGCGGTGCTTCTCTCGCCCTACCATGTCCTGGAGCAGGTTACCTACATCAAAATGCCAAGCAATAGGATCGAATCCTTCACAAGGGTCGATCCTACCACACGAGCTGGTTCTGAAGTGAAATATGGCACATACAGTAACCAGATGCCAAACTCCTATTTGCCAGTTCTTGTGCATTATGAGAATAACCGCCCATTTGCTGTTGTTGAGGAGCTTGTACGCAAGGTGGAGATTTCTCACTGGGGAAACATCCAAATCACCGAGCAGTATAAACTGAAACACGGTGGTGCTCGTCACAAAGGAGTCTTTTCCAG GCTTGAGTATCAATCTAGGCCATCTATCAGTGGAGCTTCGTCCTTTAAGAATCTTCTTGCAAGGCTGCCACCTCGGGTTCATTCAGTTTACTATCGTGATGAGATTGGTAACATCTCCTCATCCCATCTGCGCACTGATTCACACAAG TCCGATCTAGAAATTGAGCCCAGATATCCGTTATTTGGTGGGTGGCACTGCACGTTCACCATTGGCTATGGTCTTCCATTGCAAGATTTTGTCTTTGAGTCAGTTGATGGCCGGCGCTACATCAACCTTACTTTTGGTTGCCCTCTATTGGATACTGTGGTTGACGATCTTACAGTTAAA GTTGTGCTTCCTGAAGGATCAAAAAATCCAGAGCATGTAGTTCCTTTTGTGACAGAGAAACATCTTGAG ACTAGTTATTCATACCTTGACGTTGTTGGAAGGACGACGGTTGTACTGAAGAAGAAAAATGTTGTAGGGGAGCACAACGTTCCTTTCCAG GTGTACTATGAATTCAATCCGATCTTCATGCTGGCGGAACCATTGATGCTGATATCTGCAGTGTTGCTGTTTTTCGTTGCCTTCATTGCGTATCTTCACATGGATCTTTCCATCAGAAAATCATCATAG